Proteins from one Poecile atricapillus isolate bPoeAtr1 chromosome 14, bPoeAtr1.hap1, whole genome shotgun sequence genomic window:
- the NLRC3 gene encoding NLR family CARD domain-containing protein 3 isoform X2 has product MSQEASDGRGLHQPVPLAPGEIHLPTAPGGHHLPSAQAGGHHLPSAQAGAPEGPGGCPGAGSEPPAPAEPVVQKHLESLQSSCGNGLETGALQRLTNLLLVEGLTDIQQKEHDILQVEITKGLPNTSQSIPLEKLFLPLSKVSIPPRISVTIGVAGIGKSTLVKLFVCSWAKGEISRDTMFVLPLTFRELNTYEKLSAERLLCSARPHTTEPGPISAGAARTLLILDGLDEFKTPLDFSNAVVCTDPKKEIQVDSLITNIIRGNLLQEASVWVTSRPAAAGQIPSGLVDRMTEIRGFGAAEMKDFLDQMFLGNRDLSSQVLQHIRANRSLHVLCTIPSFCWISGSSIAYFLKRSSDRSREATVVPRTLSEIYSYYFKMALSGDWLEKPRETLRIEQAVNTSKKLVGSLGRLAFCGLLRRKHVFYEQDMKAYGIDLSLLHSSLSTRLLLKEDMQASTAYCFSHLSIQEFLAALYYYTAAKRAFFDLFTESGVSWPRLGFLSHFRSAVQRALQAEDRQLDIFIRFLSGLLSPQVNELLSGWLLVKDEHGGLRSQAIGILQGCLSAEHAVSSRAVNAVRCLHEIQHTDTAKAVEEAMRSESLAGMLTPMNCSALAYLLQVSDVCLEETNLSNCLTYNVCKSLLSQLLFCHNLRLDNNQFKDDVMELLGSVLSVKDCQIQRLSLAENQISNKGAKALARSLLVNRSLRVLDLRSNSIGPTGAKALADVLKKNQILLSLNLQHNSIKEQGATFLAEALLTNHRLETLHLQKNAIGAQGAREIAEALKQNRSLRELILSSNSVGDNGSIALAEALRVNHSLQSLDLQSNSISSTGVTALTAALCSNKGLLSLNLRENSISKEGGPAIARALRSNSTLRKLDLAANLLYDDGGKAIASAIKENRALTSLHLQWNFIQAKAATALAQALQSNSSLASLDLQENAIGDEGMAALSAALKVNTTLADLHLQVASVGAAGAQALAEALMVNKSLQILDLRGNSLGLAGAKAVANALKVNRSLRWLNLQENSLGMDGAICIATALKGNHGLTYVNLQGNRIGQSGAKVISDTIRTNSPDCVVDV; this is encoded by the exons ATGTCACAGGAGGCCTCTGATGGAAG GGGCCTGCATCAACCAGTACCGCTGGCACCTGGTGAGATccatctccccacagctcctggaggaCATCACCTTCCCTCTGCACAGGCTGGAGGACATCACCTTCCCTCTGCACAGGCTGGAGCTCCTGAGGGCCCAGGGGGCTGCCCAGGTGCAGGCAGTGagccccctgccccagcag AACCCGTGGTGCAGAAGCACCTGGAGAGCCTCCAGAGCTCCTGTGGGAATGGCCTGGAGACAGGAGCCCTGCAGCGCCTCACCAACCTGCTGCTGGTGGAAGGCCTGACCGACATCCAGCAGAAGGAGCACGACATCCTGCAGGTGGAAATCACCAAAGGCCTGCCAAacacatcccagagcatccccctggagaagctgttcCTGCCTCTCTCCAAAGTCAGCATCCCCCCTCGGATCTCCGTCACCATCGGCGTGGCCGGGATTGGCAAGAGCACGCTGGTGAAGCTGTTTGTCTGCAGCTGGGCAAAGGGGGAGATCAGCAGGGACACCATGTTCGTGCTGCCCCTCACCTTCCGGGAGCTCAACACCTACGAGAAGCTCTCTGCCGAGCGCCTGCTGTGCTCGGCCCGCCCTCACACCACCGAGCCCGGCCCCATCTCGGCCGGAGCCGCCCGGACCCTGCTCATCCTCGACGGCCTGGATGAGTTCAAAACCCCCTTGGATTTTTCCAACGCAGTGGTTTGCACCGATCCCAAGAAGGAGATCCAAGTGGACAGCCTGATCACCAACATTATCAGGGGTAACCTCCTGCAGGAGGCCTCCGTGTGGGTCACGTCGCGGCCGGCGGCGGCCGGGCAGATTCCCAGCGGGCTGGTGGATCGGATGACGGAAATCCGAGGGTTTGGGGCTGCAGAGATGAAGGACTTCTTGGACCAGATGTTCCTGGGCAACAGAGATCTGTCCAGCCAAGTCCTGCAGCACATCAGGGCTAACAGGTCACTACACGTCCTGTGCACCATTCCTAGTTTTTGCTGGATTTCTGGCTCCTCAATCGCTTATTTCCTGAAACGCAGCAGCGACCGATCCCGAGAAGCGACCGTGGTCCCCAGGACCCTGTCAGAAATCTACtcctattattttaaaatggctCTGAGCGGTGACTGGCTGGAAAAGCCACGAGAAACCCTCAGGATTGAGCAGGCTGTGAACACCAGCAAGAAGCTGGTGGGCAGCCTGGGCAGGCTGGCCTTCTGCGGGCTGCTGCGGAGGAAACACGTGTTCTACGAGCAGGACATGAAGGCCTACGGCATCgacctgtccctgctgcacagcagcCTCTCCACCCGCCTCCTGCTCAAGGAGGACATGCAGGCCTCCACAGCCTACTGCTTCTCCCACTTATCCATCCAGGAGTTCCTGGCAGCTCTTTATTACTACACGGCGGCCAAGCGGGCCTTCTTCGACCTCTTCACGGAGAGCGGCGTGTCctggcccaggctgggcttCCTCAGCCACTTCAGGAGCGCCGTTCAGCGGGCGCTGCAGGCCGAGGACAGGCAGCTGGACATCTTCATCCGCTTCCTCTCGGGGCTCCTGTCCCCGCAGGTGAACGAGCTGCTCTCAGGGTGGCTGCTGGTGAAGGATGAGCACGGCGGGCTCAGGAGCCAGGCCATCGGCATCCTGCAGGGCTGCCTGAGCGCCGAGCACGCCGTCTCCTCGCGCGCCGTCAACGCCGTGCGCTGCCTGCACGAGATCCAGCACACGGACACCGCCAAGGCTGTGGAGGAGGCCATGAGGAGTGAGAGCTTGGCTGGGATGCTCACCCCCAtgaactgctctgccctggcttATCTCCTGCAGGTCTCTGATGTTTGCCTGGAGGAGACAAACCTCTCCAACTGCCTCACCTACAATGTCTGTAAGAgcctgctctcccagctcctcttcTGCCACAACCTCAG GCTGGACAATAACCAGTTTAAGGATGATgtgatggagctgctgggcagtgTGCTGAGTGTGAAGGATTGCCAGATCCAGAGACTCAG CTTGGCAGAAAATCAGATCAGCAACAAGGGAGCCAAAGCTCTGGCCAGGTCTCTGCTGGTGAACAGGAGCCTGAGGGTGCTGGA CCTGCGGAGCAACTCCATCGGCCCCACCGGAGCAAAAGCCCTGGCTGatgtcctgaaaaaaaaccaaatcctgCTCTCCCTGAA CCTCCAGCACAACTCCATCAAGGAGCAGGGGGCCACCTTCCTGGCCGAGGCCCTGCTGACCAACCACCGGCTGGAGACCCTGCA CCTGCAGAAAAACGCCATCGGAGCCCAGGGCGCCCGGGAAATCGCGGAGGCGCTGAAGCAGAACCGCAGCCTGAGGGAGCTGAT ACTCTCGAGCAACTCAGTGGGAGACAACGGCTCCATCGCCTTGGCCGAAGCTCTGAGGGTGAACCACAGCCTGCAAAGCCTTGA TCTCCAGAGCAACTccatcagcagcacaggggtCACAGCgctgacagcagctctctgctccaACAAGGGACTCCTCAGCCTCAA CCTCCGGGAGAACTCCATCAGCAAGGAGGGCGGTCCCGCCATCGCCCGCGCCCTGCGGAGCAACAGCACCCTCAGGAAGCTGGA CTTGGCAGCCAACCTGCTGTACGATGACGGGGGCAAGGCCATCGCCTCGGCCATCAAAGAGAACCGGGCACTCACGTCCCTCCA CTTGCAGTGGAACTTCATCCAGGCCAAAGCAGCCACGGCCCTGGCACAAGCACTACAGTCCAACAGCAGCCTGGCCAGCCTCGA CCTGCAGGAGAACGCCATCGGAGACGAGGGAATGGCCGCCCTGTCCGCTGCACTCAAGGTCAACACCACCCTGGCAGATCTCCA CCTGCAAGTGGCTTCAGTTGGTGCGGCCGGTGCCCAAGCCCTGGCAGAAGCCTTGATGGTCAACAAGAGCCTGCAGATCCTGGA CCTGCGGGGAAACTCCCTGGGCCTGGCGGGGGCCAAGGCCGTGGCCAACGCGCTGAAGGTGAACCGCAGCCTCCGCTGGCTCAA CCTGCAGGAAAACTCCCTGGGCATGGACGGAGCCATCTGCATCGCCACAGCCCTGAAGGGCAACCACGGCCTCACCTATGTCAA
- the NLRC3 gene encoding NLR family CARD domain-containing protein 3 isoform X1 has translation MLLLLQQGHGQGLRSPGWYCELARDTQGGPWDPAAATTALLAPGPPMSQEASDGRGLHQPVPLAPGEIHLPTAPGGHHLPSAQAGGHHLPSAQAGAPEGPGGCPGAGSEPPAPAEPVVQKHLESLQSSCGNGLETGALQRLTNLLLVEGLTDIQQKEHDILQVEITKGLPNTSQSIPLEKLFLPLSKVSIPPRISVTIGVAGIGKSTLVKLFVCSWAKGEISRDTMFVLPLTFRELNTYEKLSAERLLCSARPHTTEPGPISAGAARTLLILDGLDEFKTPLDFSNAVVCTDPKKEIQVDSLITNIIRGNLLQEASVWVTSRPAAAGQIPSGLVDRMTEIRGFGAAEMKDFLDQMFLGNRDLSSQVLQHIRANRSLHVLCTIPSFCWISGSSIAYFLKRSSDRSREATVVPRTLSEIYSYYFKMALSGDWLEKPRETLRIEQAVNTSKKLVGSLGRLAFCGLLRRKHVFYEQDMKAYGIDLSLLHSSLSTRLLLKEDMQASTAYCFSHLSIQEFLAALYYYTAAKRAFFDLFTESGVSWPRLGFLSHFRSAVQRALQAEDRQLDIFIRFLSGLLSPQVNELLSGWLLVKDEHGGLRSQAIGILQGCLSAEHAVSSRAVNAVRCLHEIQHTDTAKAVEEAMRSESLAGMLTPMNCSALAYLLQVSDVCLEETNLSNCLTYNVCKSLLSQLLFCHNLRLDNNQFKDDVMELLGSVLSVKDCQIQRLSLAENQISNKGAKALARSLLVNRSLRVLDLRSNSIGPTGAKALADVLKKNQILLSLNLQHNSIKEQGATFLAEALLTNHRLETLHLQKNAIGAQGAREIAEALKQNRSLRELILSSNSVGDNGSIALAEALRVNHSLQSLDLQSNSISSTGVTALTAALCSNKGLLSLNLRENSISKEGGPAIARALRSNSTLRKLDLAANLLYDDGGKAIASAIKENRALTSLHLQWNFIQAKAATALAQALQSNSSLASLDLQENAIGDEGMAALSAALKVNTTLADLHLQVASVGAAGAQALAEALMVNKSLQILDLRGNSLGLAGAKAVANALKVNRSLRWLNLQENSLGMDGAICIATALKGNHGLTYVNLQGNRIGQSGAKVISDTIRTNSPDCVVDV, from the exons AtgcttctcctcctccagcagggccatgGACAGGGGCTGAGGAGCCCTGGCTGGTACTGTGAGCTggccagggacacacagggtgGCCCATGggaccctgctgctgccaccacagctctgctcGCCCCGGGACCGCCCATGTCACAGGAGGCCTCTGATGGAAG GGGCCTGCATCAACCAGTACCGCTGGCACCTGGTGAGATccatctccccacagctcctggaggaCATCACCTTCCCTCTGCACAGGCTGGAGGACATCACCTTCCCTCTGCACAGGCTGGAGCTCCTGAGGGCCCAGGGGGCTGCCCAGGTGCAGGCAGTGagccccctgccccagcag AACCCGTGGTGCAGAAGCACCTGGAGAGCCTCCAGAGCTCCTGTGGGAATGGCCTGGAGACAGGAGCCCTGCAGCGCCTCACCAACCTGCTGCTGGTGGAAGGCCTGACCGACATCCAGCAGAAGGAGCACGACATCCTGCAGGTGGAAATCACCAAAGGCCTGCCAAacacatcccagagcatccccctggagaagctgttcCTGCCTCTCTCCAAAGTCAGCATCCCCCCTCGGATCTCCGTCACCATCGGCGTGGCCGGGATTGGCAAGAGCACGCTGGTGAAGCTGTTTGTCTGCAGCTGGGCAAAGGGGGAGATCAGCAGGGACACCATGTTCGTGCTGCCCCTCACCTTCCGGGAGCTCAACACCTACGAGAAGCTCTCTGCCGAGCGCCTGCTGTGCTCGGCCCGCCCTCACACCACCGAGCCCGGCCCCATCTCGGCCGGAGCCGCCCGGACCCTGCTCATCCTCGACGGCCTGGATGAGTTCAAAACCCCCTTGGATTTTTCCAACGCAGTGGTTTGCACCGATCCCAAGAAGGAGATCCAAGTGGACAGCCTGATCACCAACATTATCAGGGGTAACCTCCTGCAGGAGGCCTCCGTGTGGGTCACGTCGCGGCCGGCGGCGGCCGGGCAGATTCCCAGCGGGCTGGTGGATCGGATGACGGAAATCCGAGGGTTTGGGGCTGCAGAGATGAAGGACTTCTTGGACCAGATGTTCCTGGGCAACAGAGATCTGTCCAGCCAAGTCCTGCAGCACATCAGGGCTAACAGGTCACTACACGTCCTGTGCACCATTCCTAGTTTTTGCTGGATTTCTGGCTCCTCAATCGCTTATTTCCTGAAACGCAGCAGCGACCGATCCCGAGAAGCGACCGTGGTCCCCAGGACCCTGTCAGAAATCTACtcctattattttaaaatggctCTGAGCGGTGACTGGCTGGAAAAGCCACGAGAAACCCTCAGGATTGAGCAGGCTGTGAACACCAGCAAGAAGCTGGTGGGCAGCCTGGGCAGGCTGGCCTTCTGCGGGCTGCTGCGGAGGAAACACGTGTTCTACGAGCAGGACATGAAGGCCTACGGCATCgacctgtccctgctgcacagcagcCTCTCCACCCGCCTCCTGCTCAAGGAGGACATGCAGGCCTCCACAGCCTACTGCTTCTCCCACTTATCCATCCAGGAGTTCCTGGCAGCTCTTTATTACTACACGGCGGCCAAGCGGGCCTTCTTCGACCTCTTCACGGAGAGCGGCGTGTCctggcccaggctgggcttCCTCAGCCACTTCAGGAGCGCCGTTCAGCGGGCGCTGCAGGCCGAGGACAGGCAGCTGGACATCTTCATCCGCTTCCTCTCGGGGCTCCTGTCCCCGCAGGTGAACGAGCTGCTCTCAGGGTGGCTGCTGGTGAAGGATGAGCACGGCGGGCTCAGGAGCCAGGCCATCGGCATCCTGCAGGGCTGCCTGAGCGCCGAGCACGCCGTCTCCTCGCGCGCCGTCAACGCCGTGCGCTGCCTGCACGAGATCCAGCACACGGACACCGCCAAGGCTGTGGAGGAGGCCATGAGGAGTGAGAGCTTGGCTGGGATGCTCACCCCCAtgaactgctctgccctggcttATCTCCTGCAGGTCTCTGATGTTTGCCTGGAGGAGACAAACCTCTCCAACTGCCTCACCTACAATGTCTGTAAGAgcctgctctcccagctcctcttcTGCCACAACCTCAG GCTGGACAATAACCAGTTTAAGGATGATgtgatggagctgctgggcagtgTGCTGAGTGTGAAGGATTGCCAGATCCAGAGACTCAG CTTGGCAGAAAATCAGATCAGCAACAAGGGAGCCAAAGCTCTGGCCAGGTCTCTGCTGGTGAACAGGAGCCTGAGGGTGCTGGA CCTGCGGAGCAACTCCATCGGCCCCACCGGAGCAAAAGCCCTGGCTGatgtcctgaaaaaaaaccaaatcctgCTCTCCCTGAA CCTCCAGCACAACTCCATCAAGGAGCAGGGGGCCACCTTCCTGGCCGAGGCCCTGCTGACCAACCACCGGCTGGAGACCCTGCA CCTGCAGAAAAACGCCATCGGAGCCCAGGGCGCCCGGGAAATCGCGGAGGCGCTGAAGCAGAACCGCAGCCTGAGGGAGCTGAT ACTCTCGAGCAACTCAGTGGGAGACAACGGCTCCATCGCCTTGGCCGAAGCTCTGAGGGTGAACCACAGCCTGCAAAGCCTTGA TCTCCAGAGCAACTccatcagcagcacaggggtCACAGCgctgacagcagctctctgctccaACAAGGGACTCCTCAGCCTCAA CCTCCGGGAGAACTCCATCAGCAAGGAGGGCGGTCCCGCCATCGCCCGCGCCCTGCGGAGCAACAGCACCCTCAGGAAGCTGGA CTTGGCAGCCAACCTGCTGTACGATGACGGGGGCAAGGCCATCGCCTCGGCCATCAAAGAGAACCGGGCACTCACGTCCCTCCA CTTGCAGTGGAACTTCATCCAGGCCAAAGCAGCCACGGCCCTGGCACAAGCACTACAGTCCAACAGCAGCCTGGCCAGCCTCGA CCTGCAGGAGAACGCCATCGGAGACGAGGGAATGGCCGCCCTGTCCGCTGCACTCAAGGTCAACACCACCCTGGCAGATCTCCA CCTGCAAGTGGCTTCAGTTGGTGCGGCCGGTGCCCAAGCCCTGGCAGAAGCCTTGATGGTCAACAAGAGCCTGCAGATCCTGGA CCTGCGGGGAAACTCCCTGGGCCTGGCGGGGGCCAAGGCCGTGGCCAACGCGCTGAAGGTGAACCGCAGCCTCCGCTGGCTCAA CCTGCAGGAAAACTCCCTGGGCATGGACGGAGCCATCTGCATCGCCACAGCCCTGAAGGGCAACCACGGCCTCACCTATGTCAA